One segment of Pyricularia oryzae 70-15 chromosome 3, whole genome shotgun sequence DNA contains the following:
- a CDS encoding naringenin,2-oxoglutarate 3-dioxygenase, with translation MATITEIAAPAPETYKLELHSAYGPVYRDVLRTPARDCTSSEVPVIDLTNINGTDDQRRALAETVREAAENTGFFYIKNHGIPESTIGAAFAQAHAFFTQPAELKELVSRDRSKFFSGWTKRHGIQIAPTDKPDNREGFSFRYDPSHDPETKDPAAVPEDVARWLKVEDFMWQGTAHLPNFKRDLVTYWQECVTLSRRMIKIFARALDVDENYFDDVVTYPGSDSVFNYYPKNEGSADAVDIGLGAHTDLQCFTFLWQDDVGGLQVLTNEGQWVKVPPVEGTFVVNIGDFLQRVSNDRFKSTVHRVYNHAPKDRISMPFFFGFNHNAQCSVLPTCTSETNPAKYEPISCGEWCRLRFEKTYSHSQEKK, from the exons ATGGCCACAATAACAGAAATCGCGGCTCCGGCCCCCGAGACCTACAAGCTGGAGCTTCACTCGGCCTACGGCCCGGTCTACCGGGACGTGCTCCGCACCCCGGCCAGGGATTGCACCTCGTCCGAAGTGCCCGTGATCGACCTCACCAACATCAACGGCACGGACGACCAGCGCCGAGCACTAGCCGAGACGGTCAGGGAGGCGGCCGAAAACACGGGATTCTTCTACATCAAGAACCACGGCATCCCGGAGAGCACCATCGGCGCCGCCTTTGCGCAGGCCCATGCCTTTTTCACGCAGCCGGCGGAGCTCAAGGAGCTCGTCTCGCGCGACAGGTCAAAGTTCTTCAGCGGCTGGACCAAGAGGCACGGCATCCAGATCGCGCCCACGGACAAGCCCGACAACCGTGAGGGGTTCAGCTTCCGCTACGACCCGAGCCACGACCCCGAGACCAAGGACCCCGCCGCGGTGCCGGAGGACGTCGCAAGGTGGCTCAAGGTCGAGGACTTTATGTGGCAGGGAACTGCTCATCTGCCGAATTTCAAGCGTGACCTGGTGACGTACTGGCAAGAGTGTGTTACGCTCTCGAGACGCATGATCAAGATCTTTGCCAGGGCGCTGGACGTTGATGAGAATTACTTTGATGATGTGGTCACCTATCCGGGAAG TGACAGCGTCTTCAACTACTACCCCAAGAACGAAGGCTCGGCAGACGCCGTCGACATAGGACTGGGTGCCCACACGGATCTGCAGTGCTTCACCTTTCTGTGGCAAGACGACGTCGGCGGGCTACAGGTCCTGACCAACGAGGGTCAATGGGTCAAGGTCCCTCCCGTCGAGGGCACCTTTGTGGTCAACATTGGCGACTTTCTGCAGCGCGTGTCCAACGACCGCTTCAAGTCGACGGTGCACCGAGTCTACAACCACGCCCCCAAGGACCGCATCTCGAtgcccttcttctttggcTTCAACCACAATGCCCAGTGTTCCGTGCTGCCGACCTGCACGAGCGAGACGAACCCGGCAAAGTACGAGCCTATAAGCTGTGGAGAG TGGTGCCGCTTGAGATTTGAAAAGACATATAGCCATTCCCAAGAGAAGAAATAA
- a CDS encoding uridine permease — MRVFGKSISLGAAGAQDIKGKKLTLDNDDLRPLKLADRTWTHRTYFTFWFSAVATVSNWYGASAGQALGLSMWESVACALGGQILISVIMALNGRPGATYHIGFPVVCRTAFGVYGAWWPTFNRAVSAVVWNGVNMVQGGQCIYVMLHALTPRIAELPDTMGAGSALTSAGMIGFAIFWLITCFFLVIPIPKLRILVYIKLGVFAVSAVAMVAWTATKAGGLGSVVSQPAAATGSTHTWLVVRFFLLGAANCATFASNASDFQRYAQRKNDVLLGNLFGFPISNLVVAISGNLVCASSQRIFGELVWNPITMLDMLQTAEYTAANRAGCFFLAAMFAYSCIFSSIFENSLPAGNDIAALFPKYVTVRRGFFICAVISFAICPWYLLGSASVFVSFLSSYQVFLATITGILLVNYYLIGRGHIAIPDAFTPSEKGVYYYTHGWNIRAYVAYILGIIPNFYGFLNNMGVAAPVGITRFYYFAYWVGLFISGGVFWVLCRFFPPALVEARWCEPRDYVREEERPENQPADVSGDVIDGAEVGSSHGSARKAGLQDTTAEKSLA, encoded by the exons ATGCGGGTCTTTGGCAAGTCCATCTCCCTCGGTGCGGCCGGAGCCCAGGAcatcaagggcaagaagctcACTCTCGACAATGACGACTTGCGACCCCTGAAACTGGCCGACCGGACATGGACGCACCGGACCTACTTTACCTTTTGGTTCAGCGCCGTCGCCACCGTCTCCAACTGGTATGGCGCATCGGCCGGTCAGGCCCTTGGCCTCAGCATGTGGGAGTCGGTGGCTTGCGCACTGGGCGGTCAGATACTGATCTCCGTCATCATGGCCCTCAACGGCCGCCCCGGAGCCACCTACCACATTGGATTCCCCGTCGTCTGCCGCACGGCGTTTGGCGTCTACGGCGCGTGGTGGCCCACCTTTAACCGCGCCGTCTCGGCCGTGGTGTGGAACGGAGTCAACATGGTGCAGGGAGGGCAGTGCATCTATGTGATGCTCCACGCCTTGACCCCGCGGATAGCCGAACTGCCAGACACGATGGGGGCCGGCTCTGCGCTGACGTCGGCCGGCATGATTGGGTTTGCCATCTTTTGGCTCATCACCTGCTTCTTCCTCGTCATACCGATCCCCAAGCTGCGCATCCTCGTCTACATCAAGCTGGGCGTCTTTGCCGTCTCCGCCGTGGCCATGGTGGCCTGGACCGCAACCAAGGCGGGTGGGCTCGGGTCCGTCGTCTCCCAGCCGGCCGCGGCGACGGGATCCACGCACACGTGGCTGGTGGTGCGCTTCTTCCTCCTCGGGGCCGCCAACTGCGCGACCTTTGCCTCCAACGCCTCCGACTTTCAGCGATACGCCCAGAGGAAGAACGACGTGCTGCTCGGGAACCTGTTTGGCTTCCCCATATCCAACCTGGTCGTCGCCATCTCGGGCAACCTCGTCTGCGCATCCAGCCAGCGCATCTTTGGCGAGCTGGTCTGGAACCCCATCACCATGCTGGACATGCTCCAGACCGCCGAGTATACCGCCGCCAACCGCGCGGGGTGCTttttcctcgccgccatgtTCGCCTACAGCTGCATCTTTAGCAGTATTTTTGAAAACTCCCTGCCGGCGGGTAACGATATCGCCGCCCTGTTTCCGAAATACGTCACCGTCCGGAGGGGTTTCTTTATCTGTGCCGTTATTTCTTTTGCCATTTGCCCGTGGTATCTCTTG GGCTCCGCGAGCGTCTTTGTCTCGTTCCTGTCCTCGTACCAAGTCTTTCTCGCCACCATCACCGGCATCCTCCTGGTCAACTACTATCTGATTGGCCGCGGCCACATCGCAATCCCCGACGCCTTTACGCCATCCGAAAAAGGCGTCTACTACTACACCCACGGCTGGAACATCCGCGCCTACGTTGCCTACATCCTCGGCATCATCCCCAACTTCTACGGCTTCCTCAACAACATGGGCGTTGCCGCCCCCGTCGGCATCACGCGGTTCTACTACTTTGCCTACTGGGTCGGCCTGTTCATTTCTGGCGGCGTGTTTTGGGTCCTGTGCAGGTTCTTCCCGCCCGCGCTGGTCGAGGCCAGGTGGTGCGAGCCTAGGGACTATGTGAGGGAGGAGGAGCGTCCCGAGAACCAGCCTGCTGATGTGTCGGGAGATGTTATTGACGGGGCCGAGGTCGGGTCGTCTCATGGTTCGGCTAGGAAGGCGGGTCTGCAGGATACCACGGCTGAGAAGAGTCTGGCTTAG
- a CDS encoding endo-1,4-beta-xylanase I, whose protein sequence is MVSFTSIVTAVVALAGSALAIPAPDGNMTGFPFEQLMRRQSTPSSTGRHNGYYYSWWTDGASPVQYQNGNGGSYSVQWQSGGNFVGGKGWMPGGSKSITYSGTFNPVNNGNAYLCIYGWTQNPLVEYYILENYGEYNPGNSAQSRGTLQAAGGTYTLHESTRVNQPSIEGTRTFQQYWAIRQQKRNSGTVNTGEFFQAWERAGMRMGNHNYMIVATEGYRSAGNSNINVQTPA, encoded by the exons aTGGTCTCCTTCACCTCCATCGTCACGGCCGTCGTCGCCCTTGCGGGCTCGGCACTCGCCATCCCCGCTCCCGATGGCAACATGACGGGATTCCCGTTCGAGCAGCTCATGCGGCGACAGTCGACGCCGTCCTCGACCGGCAGGCACAACGGCTACTACTACTCGTGGTGGACCGACGGAGCCTCCCCGGTGCAGTACCAGAACGGCAACGGCGGCAGCTACAGCGTTCAGTGGCAGTCGGGCGGCAACTttgtcggcggcaaggggTGGATGCCGGGTGGTTCCAAGAGCATCACGTACTCGGGCACCTTTAACCCGGTCAACAACGGCAATGCT TACCTCTGCATCTACGGCTGGACTCAGAACCCGCTCGTGGAGTACTACATCCTCGAGAACTACGGCGAGTACAACCCGGGCAACAGCGCGCAGTCGCGCGGCACGCTCCAGGCCGCCGGCGGCACCTACACTCTGCACGAGTCGACGCGCGTCAACCAGCCCTCCATCGAGGGGACCCGCACCTTCCAGCAGTACTGGGCCATCCGCCAGCAGAAGCGCAACAGCGGCACCGTCAACACGGGCGAGTTCTTCCAGGCCTGGGAGCGCGCCGGCATGCGCATGGGCAACCACAACTACATGATTGTCGCCACCGAGGGCTACCGCAGCGCCGGAAACAGCAACATCAACGTTCAGACTCCGGCGTGA